In Peromyscus eremicus chromosome 2, PerEre_H2_v1, whole genome shotgun sequence, a single genomic region encodes these proteins:
- the Ifne gene encoding interferon epsilon, which produces MIHKQLPEMVLLLLASCAVSSLDSKLIRFQSRMDGESLQLLKALPVSSSQQCLAHRKNFLLPWQPVNRHQYQKGHALAVLHEILQQTFSLFQTHVSLGIWEESHIERVLAALHQQLTSMESLAGLKAEQKSRGLSVQNLRLRIKAYFRRIHDYLENQRYNSCAWIIVQVELNRCMVFVFRLTGRLSKQELDP; this is translated from the coding sequence ATGATCCACAAACAGCTCCCTGAAATGGTGCTGCTGCTGTTGGCTTCTTGCGCTGTCTCCTCGCTAGACTCGAAACTGATTCGCTTCCAGTCAAGAATGGATGGAGAAAGTCTACAGCTACTGAAAGCTTTGCCAGTCTCATCCAGCCAGCAGTGTCTAGCACACAGGAAAAATTTCCTGCTTCCTTGGCAGCCTGTGAATCGTCACCAGTACCAAAAGGGACATGCCCTGGCTGTTCTGCACGAGATCCTCCAGCAGACCTTCAGCCTCTTCCAGACACATGTTTCTCTGGGCATTTGGGAGGAAAGCCATATAGAGAGGGTCCTAGCTGCGCTTCACCAACAGCTGACATCCATGGAGTCACTAGCTGGGCTAAAAGCAGAGCAGAAGAGCCGTGGCTTGAGTGTGCAGAACCTTAGGTTACGGATTAAAGCATACTTCAGGAGGATCCACGATTACTTGGAAAACCAGAGGTACAACAGCTGTGCCTGGATCATTGTCCAGGTAGAACTCAACCGCTGTATGGTCTTTGTGTTCAGGCTCACAGGACGGCTGAGCAAACAAGAACTAGACCCTTGA